Proteins from a genomic interval of Granulicella sp. L56:
- the lptB gene encoding LPS export ABC transporter ATP-binding protein — MKTLSTEEIGKSYGGRQVVRGVSLQIEQGEVVGLLGPNGAGKTTSFYMIVGLVRPDAGRVLMNGEDISRLPMYLRARNHGISYLPQEPSIFRKLTVQDNILAVLEAQQLSWESRRMRTEKLIEQLNLGNVRKTRGYALSGGERRRVEIARCLAIEPAFILLDEPFSGIDPIAVLDLQEIIFGLKKSGIGVLITDHNVRETLSVTDRAYIINEGRIFRTGTPGELGSDPEVRRIYLGENFSMS; from the coding sequence ATGAAGACGTTATCGACGGAGGAGATCGGCAAGTCGTATGGCGGACGCCAGGTAGTGCGTGGCGTGAGCCTACAGATCGAGCAGGGCGAGGTGGTGGGTCTGCTGGGGCCGAACGGCGCAGGCAAGACGACCAGCTTCTACATGATTGTCGGGCTGGTGCGTCCTGATGCGGGACGAGTGTTGATGAACGGCGAGGACATCAGCCGTTTGCCGATGTATCTGCGGGCGAGGAACCACGGCATCAGTTATCTGCCGCAGGAGCCCTCGATCTTTCGCAAGCTGACGGTGCAGGACAATATTCTGGCGGTGCTCGAGGCGCAGCAGTTGAGTTGGGAGAGCCGTCGGATGCGCACCGAGAAGTTGATCGAGCAGTTGAACCTGGGGAACGTTCGCAAGACACGAGGCTATGCGCTGAGCGGTGGCGAGCGCAGGCGGGTGGAGATCGCACGATGTCTCGCGATTGAGCCGGCGTTTATTCTGCTGGACGAGCCGTTCTCGGGAATCGACCCGATTGCCGTGCTGGACTTGCAGGAGATTATCTTCGGGTTGAAGAAGAGCGGGATTGGCGTGCTGATTACAGACCACAACGTGAGGGAGACGTTGTCGGTGACGGACCGTGCCTACATTATCAATGAGGGCAGGATCTTTCGCACGGGAACGCCGGGTGAGTTGGGGAGCGACCCGGAGGTGAGGCGCATCTATCTGGGCGAAAATTTTTCAATGAGTTAG